In Ruania alkalisoli, the DNA window TCGCCGACGTCAAACCGGCAGTTCCGGATCACGACGTCGGTGCAGGACTCGGGGTCGACACCGTCGTTGTTGGGGCCATGACTGTCGATCTGCACGTCCTCGACGAGCACACCAGTGCACAGCACCGGGTGGATCTCCCACATGGGAGAGCCGACGATCCGCACCCCCTGCACCCAGACCTGCTCGCAGCGGTAGAACTCGATGAAGTTCGGCCGCAGATTGCTCGCCGGGGCCATGATCCGCTGCTTCGGCGGCACCCCCTGTCGAACCTGCTCCACCAGGTGTTCCCAGTCGTCCCCCTGAGCGGGGATCCCCGGGCGCCATCCGAACTCTTCCATCCCGCACCAGGGCCACCAGTGCTCGGTGTCAGCACCACCGTCGAGGATGCCGGCGCCGGTGACAGCAACGTTCTCGGCATCGTGGGCGTTGATGAGCGGGGCGTACCCCATCATCTCCACCCCCTGCCACCGGGTGAGGACGGGCGGAAGGTAGCGTTCGGGCTCGGGGATGAAACGCACCGTCGCCCCCGCGGCGACATGCAGATCGATGTTGCTGAAGAGCCGGATCGGCCCGGTCAGGTAGGTCCCCGCGCCGAGAACCACCCGGCCACCCCCGGCCCGGCGGACGGCGTCAATGGCACCGGCGATGGCAGCGGAGCAGTCCGTCGCGCCGTCGGCGACTGCCCCATGGTCCTCGACCAGCACCTCGCGGTCGGGGAAGGCAGGCGCCTGGACCCGGCGCACGATGGCGTCGGCCCGGTGCCAGCCGGGGCCGTCGTCCTGCCATTCATCGAGCTGCATCATTGCCTTTCGCTTCTCACGTCCTCGTGCGATGAGACTCTTGGAAGGTACTATGTATGACCCTTATGGTCAAGATCCTACCTATGACGTATGCCGTCACTTGATTCGATTCACTGTGACGTCAAGGAGCCCGCAGGCTCGGGGCGATGAACGCCGGCCGGCCGGTAGCTCAGCGATCGACTCACGCCGAGCAGGTCGGCGAGGTACCAGACGATGGCCAACCACATCTCGGTCCCGCGCAGGCCGGGGGTCTCGGCCAGTGGGTCCCGCCCTGTCCCGGAGTCGGCGGCGAACGCGAACCCCTCACCGGGGCGCCAGTGGCTCAGGGCGTCAGCGAGCAGGCGCGCGGCCACCTGCCGGATCTCCTGCTGGCGGTAGTCACTCATGCGACCCGCAAGCCAGAGCGGATGCGCCACATCCAGCACGTTGCAGGCGTTCTGGCGATCAGCCGCGAAGTAACGGGCATCCTGAGCGTGCGCAAGCACCGTGTCCACGACGCGCTCGGGGTGCGGCAGGGGCAGCCCGAACTGGGCGAACGACCCTCGCGCCGTGCGATAGAAGCCATTCACGGTCTCCAGCCGGCCCGAGCGCGGGTCGTCGGCGCCCCACATCCCCGTCCTCGGGTCCACGTGGGTGTGCAACCAGCCGAACAGCCCGGCCGCGGTGGCGGCACTGTGTGGTGTGCCGGCGCGGGTATTCCACAGCACCGCCGTCCCGAGCATGTCGGCGACGTTGCTGCTGCGCCACGGACTCCCGCGCCAGGGGAGTGAATCCAGCAGCGCGATCACTCCATCGGCACCGAGCTCGTCCACTGCGTGGATCGGGTGAGGCAGGCTGGACCCGAGCACCTCGAGCGCATACCCCACGCATAGCACGTGATAATGCGCATCGTCGACGCTCAGATCGGTCACTCTCGGCCCGGGGTGCCCGGAGGCATCGAGCTCGGCGATCATGCCGGAGGCCGGGTCCTGCAGCCCGCGTAGCCACGCGACGTGCTCTTCGCGGCTCAGCTGTGACGGGACGTCGCCGGTCAGGTAGGCCGCCACCTCGATCGCGTCGCAATGGGCGCGTACCGACGGCGCGTGCCCCGGCGCATCGACGTACCGGCCGGTGGCCGCGTCCCAGGATCTCGCGAGCACTTCCTCCGCCTGCTCGCGCACCATCTGGTCGAACGCGCGCAGCTGCTCAGCCAGCGCGGGATCACCCGACGGCACAGGTCCACCGGAGGACACAGGTCCACCGGAGGGCACAGGTCCACTGGAGGGCACAGAGGCGGCCGTGGGCGGAGCGAGCTCGGGCACCCGCCACTTGCGCACCGTCGCCGGGTTCCCGGCGACGATCGCCCCGGCCGGCACGTCCTTGGTCACGATCGACCCAGCTCCGACGACGGCGCGGTCACCGATCGTGATCCCGTCCAGGACCATCACGTGCGAACCGATCCAGACGTCGTCGCCGATGGTGATGCCCCGCTGGGAGGTCGGCTGCTTGAAGACGGGCAGGTCCGGGTCGGTGATCGTGTGGTTGAAGGCCAGCATCGACGTGTGGGCGCCGATCCGCACCGAGTGGCCGAGCCGGATGTTGCCCCGGATCACGCAGAACGGGTTGATCGTGCAGTTCGGGCCCGTCAGCAGCGTGCCCGTCAAGTAGGCGTGGCCGGAGATGTAGGAGCTGCGCCCGAGCGTCAGCGTCTCTACCTGGATGGCGGCCAGCGGTGAGATGAAGCAGCGCTCACCGATCGAGGAGTCCGGCCGCACGCGCAGGAACTGCTCTTGCTGGGCGAGCTGCTCGGCCTTCTGCTCTTCACTGGCCTCAACCCAGAAGAACCAGGAGGAGTAGTCGTAGTGGTCGCGGTCGAAGGGGTTCGTCTCGATACCGGTCCTGGTCTCGCTCATGCCATGCTCCTGATCGGGTTCTCGTACAGCCAGTCGAAGGAATCCTCGCGCTCGGTGCCTGAGACGCTGCGACCGGTGAACTCCTGGTCGGCGGCGACAGCGCCGAGGATCACGTACGCGCCGCCGCCGGGGGCGAAGGTGTGCCGGCCCGCTTCGTAGCGGAAGGCGTGCACGTCCACTGCCGGGTTCCAGGAGACGGTCACCGCTGAGGTCAGCACCGGGGTGAGTCCGCCCCGCTCGTCGGCGTGCGTGTTCGTCTCCAGATCCGGCACCTGCAGCCAGGTGGGGCTGGAGTCCTTGAAGTAGCCGACCAACAGGTGCCCGTCCTGCGCCAACGAGAACTCCACGCTCGCCTCGCCGCCGAGCACCGCGGACTTGGCGAACCGGACCCCGCGCAGGCCGGTCAGCTCCTCGGCGAGGGCGACCACCGGCTCGTCCACGTCGTCGAACAGCGCCTTCCCCTCCGCCACCTCGAAGACCTCGCCGCCGGCGTGAACCGTCAGGTCGATCCCGCGGAATCTGCCCGGTAATGCCGGGCGCTCCGCGACGGCCGGCGGGAGGTCGCCACGGGCGAGGATCTCGGCGTTGGCCCGCAGGTTGGCCAGCTCGGCCTCATACTCAGGCAGGCATTGCTGCCAGTGCCCGTACACCTTGCCGTTCGGGAACGGGATCTTGCGCTGCGGCGTCTGCATGCTGTTCGCGTACCAGTAGGTGCCGGCCGTCAGGTCGGCCAGGCGGCGGTACACCTCCACGCTCGCCTCGACCAGGGAGACCGCCTCCCGCAGCCGGCCGGCGATGGCGAGAGGGTCACCCTCGAAAGTGGCCCGGGCGCGCAGGATCTCGACGGCGGCCCGCACCCTCAGGTCGTAGAAGTCGGCGATCAGAGCGATGGCTTGCGCGTCCCTGGCGAGCCGCTCGTACTCCGCTCCCCCGGTGCGCACCGCTGCACGCCCTGCGCCCACGGCGGCCTGCGCCCGCGAGGCGAAGCGCACCGCGTCCTCGACGACGTCCAGCGGGGTCTCCCCGATGTGCGTGCCCCCGGCCACCTCAGTCGCGACGAACTCCTCCAGCCGCTCCCCTGCCGGAGCGTGGGAGAGCCAGAGGTCGTCGTAGGCGCGGTGCCGGGCCGGGTTGGTGAGCTGGCTGAGCGTCATCCCGAGGCTGAGGGTCTGGCGGTTGCCCTCGGTGATCCCCAGCCGCCGCACCAGTCGCGGCGCGACCTGACCCATCGCCTCGAGCGTCTCGAGTGCTGCTGCTCCTGCCTGCTCGGAACCGAATTGCTCGGCGAGCCGGCCGGTCCAGTAGCGACGCTCGTCGTCGGCATCCCGATCGCACTTCCAGGCGTAGCGGTGCCAGGCCTCGAACCAGATCCAGTCCCGGTCGAGCTGACGCAGTCTCGGCTCCGCCCTATCCGGTGAGAGCGGCCACTCCCAGTAGAAGAGCGGGTACAGGTGCAGCCCGTTGCTGTCGAGGCGGTGGCGGATGGCGCGGACGCTGCGCTGGATGAAGGTGACGGCGCCGTACCGGAACGGTTCGAGGTCGGCCAGGATGTGGATGTTGACCACGTGGACCCCACCGAGCGAGGCGAGGTAGCGGTGGGTGCGCTGCCACTTCCCGCGCGGATTCCACGTGGTGAGGGACTCGCCGTTGTACTTGGCCTCGGTATGCAGGGCCGGATACCGGCCGGCGGACGCCTCGATCACCGGCTTGGGGTCCAGGGAGTGCGCGCGGAGCAGAATCGGTGGTGGCGCCTGGGCGCCGGCGGCCACCACACCGTCCTCGACGGCGGGCAGGATGGTCTCGGTGAACCACTCGGTGCCGTAGAGGTCGCCCTGCAGCACCTCACCGAGGCAGACGTAGAGCCCGACCTGCGGGAAGTCGCGCACGAAGTCGGTCAGGACCGCCCTGGTGTACCGCGAGGTGAGCTCGGTCGGTCGGGGCTGATGCAAGGGGATGTCGTGATGACGCGCGAACGGCAGCGGGATGTGGATGTTGTAGAACATCAAGAACAGCTGGATTCCGCGGCGCCCGGCCTCGGCCACCATCCACGCGAGGGTCTCCCGGTTGAGCGCGAGCTCGTCCGGGGTCACCTCGAGCGCTTCCGGGAACTGCGCCGTCTGCACGAACGAAGCGAACGGATGCCCGCTCCACAGGTAGATGACGTTGGCGCGCTGGCTGAGCAGCGTCTCGAACATCTCCAACCAGAGGTCGCGGTCGTAGAACCAGCCGAAGCGGTCGGGGGTGATCGGGTACTCATACACCTGCCGCGGCGGTTCCACCTCGGTGAGCTGGAGCCCGATCGCCGGCCCGCGTAGCGCCAGGTCGGGGGTCTGGCCGGTCTCGACATCCCAGGGGATCCCGCCCTCGGCGGCGATCAGCCGAGCCAGCTCCTGGCAGCCGTAGAGCACGCCGACGTCGTCGCCGCCGGTCACCACGAGGATCCGACCCGGCAGCATGCTCAGATAGAAGCCGTTCGGGCCCGGCGCCCCAGTGTTGTAGAGCAACCACTCCTGCTCTTCCAGCGCGGTGATCGCGGGCACCGTGCGATGACCGACAACGACGCACACCTCCCCGTCCTGCGGACGCCGGATCGCGTTGCCGAGCGGTTCGTTCCGGTAGTCGATCCCCGTGTCGGCCAGGGCACGGCCGAGCATCTCGATCCCGTGCTGTGCGGCGGGACCGAGATCGGCGGCCGGGCTGATCACGACGGCGTGCTGCGCTGAGCCGGACACAAAGAACTCCCGTAGTTCTGCTCGGTGGTCTCGCCCGGTCGCAGGCGAGATGGCGAAGATAGCATCGTGCGATACCAGATACAATGTCTTGCGATCGGAGGGCGGAGGCTGGTAGAGATGACACCATGACCCCACCACCGGAGGTGGCGGATCCGGCCCCTCGACCGGCACTCGCCCTCGAACAGCCCATCTCCCGCGGCGATCGCGTCCGCGACGTGATCCAGGCAGCGATCCTCGACGCACGACTCCCGCAGGGCACGCCGCTCGTCGAGCGAGAGCTCTCTGCCATGCTCGGCGTCTCCAAGACGCCCATTCGCGAAGCGCTCAAGCAGCTCCAGTCCAGTGGCCTCGTCGTATCCACCGCGTATCAGGGCATGCGAGTCCGGGTGCTCGATGCCGCGATCGTGCGTGAGGTGACCGACGCCCGGCTGGCG includes these proteins:
- a CDS encoding glycoside hydrolase family 28 protein — encoded protein: MMQLDEWQDDGPGWHRADAIVRRVQAPAFPDREVLVEDHGAVADGATDCSAAIAGAIDAVRRAGGGRVVLGAGTYLTGPIRLFSNIDLHVAAGATVRFIPEPERYLPPVLTRWQGVEMMGYAPLINAHDAENVAVTGAGILDGGADTEHWWPWCGMEEFGWRPGIPAQGDDWEHLVEQVRQGVPPKQRIMAPASNLRPNFIEFYRCEQVWVQGVRIVGSPMWEIHPVLCTGVLVEDVQIDSHGPNNDGVDPESCTDVVIRNCRFDVGDDAVAIKAGREDDAERVDEPCRNVVIEDCAMTMKYGAFTIGSELTSGVRDVYVRNCTIGGPNLWYGLYIKTNAARGGYVENVYVDNVAVTELRREFLSCNFLRGEGLEGPRTPTVRHVRISNVRVGRARRALHLAGYAHSPIADVHICDSTFESMAEPDSIENVVGLMLTNTHSA
- a CDS encoding acyltransferase — encoded protein: MSETRTGIETNPFDRDHYDYSSWFFWVEASEEQKAEQLAQQEQFLRVRPDSSIGERCFISPLAAIQVETLTLGRSSYISGHAYLTGTLLTGPNCTINPFCVIRGNIRLGHSVRIGAHTSMLAFNHTITDPDLPVFKQPTSQRGITIGDDVWIGSHVMVLDGITIGDRAVVGAGSIVTKDVPAGAIVAGNPATVRKWRVPELAPPTAASVPSSGPVPSGGPVSSGGPVPSGDPALAEQLRAFDQMVREQAEEVLARSWDAATGRYVDAPGHAPSVRAHCDAIEVAAYLTGDVPSQLSREEHVAWLRGLQDPASGMIAELDASGHPGPRVTDLSVDDAHYHVLCVGYALEVLGSSLPHPIHAVDELGADGVIALLDSLPWRGSPWRSSNVADMLGTAVLWNTRAGTPHSAATAAGLFGWLHTHVDPRTGMWGADDPRSGRLETVNGFYRTARGSFAQFGLPLPHPERVVDTVLAHAQDARYFAADRQNACNVLDVAHPLWLAGRMSDYRQQEIRQVAARLLADALSHWRPGEGFAFAADSGTGRDPLAETPGLRGTEMWLAIVWYLADLLGVSRSLSYRPAGVHRPEPAGSLTSQ